The sequence GGCTGGCCGCGGCTATCCGGACGGCGCGTGGCCCCTGGTCGGCGGCAACTGGTCGAGCTCGCGCCACACGTCCCTCGACGACATCAACCTGGACAACGTTGAACGGTTGGGCGGCGCCTGGGTCACGGCCCTCCCGGACGGCGCGGCATCGCGCGCGACACCGGTGATGCAGGACGGCGTCCTCTACCTGACGGCGGGCGCCAACGTGTTCGCCATCGACGCCCGGACCGGCGAGGTCGTCTGGCGCTGGCAACCGCCGGAAGACGAGCCGCTGATGGTTCCGTCCTGGCAGGGCGTGGGGCTGGGAGAGGGCCTGGTCTTCACCGGTCTGCGCAGCGCGCAGGTGATGGCCCTGCGTCAGGACACCGGCGAGGTGGCGTGGATCACGTCGGTGGGCAGCCAGCCGCGGCGGGAGGGCGAGGGCGTAACCTCGGCCCCGATGTACGCCCGCGGGCAGGTTTTCGTCGGACTGGCCAACGGCGACAGCGGCGGGCAGGGGCGCGTGATCGCGCTGGATGCGGCGACCGGCGAGACGCAGTGGACGTTCTTCGTCGTGCCACGGCCGGGAGAGTTCGGCCATGACACGTGGCCACAGGACAACGAGAACTGGCGGCTCGGCGGCGGCGGCGTCTGGCTGGTCGGGACCGTCGATCCCGACCTGGGACTGGTCTATTTCTCGACCGGGAACCCGGTCCCGATGTTCGGGGGCGAGATCCGGGCCGGGGACAACCTGTTCACCGCGTCGGTGCTCGCCCTCGACATGGAGACGGGTGAGCGGCGCTGGCACTACCAGGTGGTCCGGCACGACATCTGGGACGCGGACATCGCCACGCCGCTGCTGCTCTACGAAGCGCAGGTGGACGGCGAGCCGCGCAAGGCGCTGGCCGCGATGCGGGCGGACGGCTACCTCTTCCTGTTCGATCGGGAGACCGGCGAACCGCTCGTCCCCATCGAGGAGCGGGCGGTGCCCCAGGATGCGTTCCTGCACACGGCGCCGACCCAGCCGTTTCCGGTGGGAGCGGAGAGCATCCTGCCCGACTGCTCGTTCTGGCGAGACCGTGTGCCACCGCCGTTCGAGTTGAATTGCAGCACGTACACGCCGCCGTCGGCGGACGACCACACCGTCGTGGCGCCCGGCGCGCCGATTCCTCGCGTGCGCGTCACGCCGATGTCGTTCAGCCCGGACACCGGCTACATCTATGCCCAGGGCCATGCCCATGTCGGGCGCGCCCGCCGCTTCGAGGATCCTTGGCTGTCGCGTCCGAGCGGCGGCCATATCAGCCTCCCGGACCCCATCGGCATCATGGCCGCCGTCGACCCGCGGACCAACCGGGTGGTGTGGAAGCAGGAGGTGCCGACTCCCCTGCTCGGCACGAGCGGTCCCCTCACCACCGCCGGCGGACTGATGTTCCGCGGCTCGCCCGGCGGGCAAGTCGAGGCGTACGACGCGCGGACCGGCGAACGCGTGTGGGCGTTCCAGACCACGCCCGCCGGTGCGCGGGTGCGACCCGGCCCGGCCGCTGCCTACGAGCTCGACGGCGAGCAGTTCATCGCCATCGCGATGGGCCGCGAGCTGTGGGCGTTCGGCCTCGGGGGCGCCGTCGCGGCGCGCGGCGAAGTGCCCGCGGACCCGTGGGCCGACCTCCCGCCTTCCGGTCCCGCCCTGCGGCGGACGGAGGCGATCGAGACCGCGACGCTTCTGGAGAATCCCTCCTGGTCCGTGGGCGGCCGGCGCTACGCCGTCGACGAACACGCGTTCAACCCGGTGCGCGCCCTCGTGACGGTCGGCGCAAGCGTGCGGTTCGTCAACAACGGCGAGATGTCGCACACGGTGGCGGCGCGCGACGGAAGCTGGTCCACCGGCCCCCTCCTGCCGGCGACATGGGAAGTGGTGACCTTCGACGAGCCCGGCACGTTCGTGTACCACTGCACCGAACACCCGTGGATGATCGGCGAGATCACCGTCGAGCCGTAGCCGGTGCGCCACTAGAATGGACCCATCATGCCTGGATATCTGAGATCGCAGCACATCACCCGCGTCGTGGCAGTCGCCGTCGTTTTCGCCGCAGCCCTGCTGGCTGGGGCCACCGCGCAGGCGCAACGCCTGACCGGCACCGAGAACGGCGAATGGCGCTACCTCGGCGGCGACGCCGGGCACACCCGCTCGTCGGCCCTCGACCAGATCAACGGCAGCAACTTCTCGGATCTGGAGGTTGCCTGGATCTGGCGGGGGGACAACTTCGGCCCGAACCTCGATTACTTCAACCGCGCCACGCCGATCTACGTCGACGGCGTCGTGTACACGGTCGCGTCGCCCCGCCGGCAGGTCGTGGCGATCGATCCCGCGACCGGCGAGACGCTCTGGACGTTCCGCGAGCCGGAGACGGTCCGGCATCTCCGCTCACCCCGGCAGGCCTACGGCAAGGGCGTCGCCTACGCCGAGGTCAACGGCCGCGGCGTGATCTTCGTTACGAGCCCCGCCTTCTTCCTCTGGGCGCTCGACGCGGAGACGGGTCGCCCGCTCGAGAACTGGGGACGGCAGATTCCACTGGACGGCTTTCCGGCGAGCGGCGGCCTGGATCTGATCCCGCCTCTCGTCGAGGACTGGGGGCGCTGGCAGGACCGCTCCCCCAGCTACGACCCGGGCTACGGCATCCCGCGCGAGCTGGGGATGGTGACCAGTTCGTCGCCCCCGATCGTCGTGAACGGCGTCGTCGTCGTGCTCGTCGGGCATCAGCCGAGCTACGGCCAGACGCGGATCGAGAACGTTCCGGGCGATGTGATGGGCGTCGATGCCGCGACCGGCGAGGTGCTCTGGAAGTTCCACATGATCCCGCGGCCCGGCGAGTTCGGCCACGACACCTGGCACAACGATGCTTGGCAGTGGTCGGGCGACATGTCGACCTGGGCGCCGGCCGCCGCCGACCCGGAGCTGGGCCTCGTCTACCTGGTGACCAACGCGTCGACGGTGCAGAGCTATGCGGGGCACCGGCCGGGCGACAACCTCTTCGGCGGCTGCGTGCTCGCCCTCGACGTCCGGACCGGTGAACGGCGGTGGCACTTCCAGATCCACCGGAGCGATCAGTGGAACTACGACCTGCCGACCGCGCCGATCCTGATGGATCTGACGGTGGACGGCGAGACCATTCCGGCCCTGATCCAGAACACGAAGCAGGGACTGGTTTTCGCCTTCAACCGGGAGACGGGCGAGCCGATTTGGCCGATCGAGGACCGGGCGGTGATCCAGACCGAGGTGCCGGGCAACTACACCTCACCGATGCAGCCGTACCCGACCCGGCCGGAGCCGGTCGACCGGATCGTGACCGACGGCCTGACCGAGGAGTTCGTCATCGACTACACGCCGGAGCTCAAGCAGGAAGCGCTGGCGATCCTGGAGCATTACCGTGTCGGTGGGCTGTACGTGCCGGCCTTGCCGGAGAACCACACGAACGACGACTTCTACAACAACGTCGGCTGCCTCGGCGGCGGCAACGTCATTCCGCATCCGCCGGTCGCCGATCCGAGCACCGGGATGATGTTCAACTCGCACCGCCGAAGCTGCGGTGCGCCGTCGTTCATGCGGGCGACGGGCGGGGTCGACGAGGACGACCCGGACTACGCGCGGCCCGGCCCGGGCGGGGCCACGCCGAATTCAACGCCCACCACCGGCACGACGGTCGCCGCGTGGCTGCCGGGCGGCTTCCGGCGTCCCACTCCGGAGCAGGAGCCGTTCGTCTCGGTGACGGGTCTGCCGACGCTGGACGGCCTGCGCCTCTACAAGCCGATGGACAACCAGCTCACCGCGTACGAGATGAACACCGGAGACAAGGCCTGGTCGCTGCCGGTGGGCGAGACGGCCCAGGTGATCCGCGAGAATCCGCGGCTGGCGGGTATCGACATCCCCAACGCAGGAGGCGCCGGCTTCTCCATCCAGCTGGTGACCGGCGACCTCCTGGTGCAGACCCGTTCGCTCAGCGAGGGGACCCGGCAGATCGTGCCGGACGCCCCGCTGATGCTGCATGGCCGCGACAAGTACACCGGCGAGATCCTCGGAAGCGTCGAGCTCCCCGCCCCCGGGCAGTACGGCATGATGACTTACCTGCACGAAGGGAAGCAGTACATCGTCGTGCAGGTCGGCAGCATTCAGACTGGTTTCCCCGGCTCGCTCGTGGCCTACGCGCTGCCGTAGCCGTGCGTCACTCGGGCAAGCCGGGGACGAGGAACGCTCCGGGAATGCGTTCGTCGAGCGTGGCGAGTCTCGCCCCGTGCGCCTCGGCCAACTCCAGAAGGTGAGCGTCCGTCGTGCGGGACGCCTGAAAACACCACTCCGGGAACCTGTCGGCCGACTGGTCATCGGGCAGGAAGGCATGGTGCGCGCCGAGACTGTGCAACATGCCGGCCAGCGCGCCAGCTGCGGCGCGGACCGTGACGCGTCCCGCCGTGCGCTGAACCGACACACGCACGAACCCGAGTTCCGGGATCGGGGACGTGAACAACCTGGAGTCCCGGTGTTTCGCGGTAGCGGCGATCCACTTGGCGGTCTGCTCATGGGCGACATGATCGGACCACCCCCAGGCGACGAGAACGTTGACGTCCAGAAGGTACTTCACGGGAAGTCCGCGAGAAGCTCCCGCACCGTTTCTGTCGTCAGCGGCGGCTGATCCTCCGGGGCAGCGAAGATCATCGCGCCCGTATGCGGGCACCGCACGAGCTCTGGCGGGCCGGGCGCGGGCGCGGCCAGACGCGCCCGGCGCCGCAGGTACTCCGACAGGCTGACGCCTTCTTTCCTGGCCCGCGACCGGATCAGGCGAGCGTCCTCGGCACTGACCTTGAAGGAGACGGTCGGCATTTGGGTATTACGGTATTACCCTGCCGTCCGGCCCGTCAACCCGAGGGTACTCCCCCGACGCCGCTAGCGAAGCCGGAACACCCAGAGGATGTTGCCGCGCGGCGGCTGCTGGATCTCCGGGGTGACCATTCGGTACTGGACCCCGCCCCCGGCCGCGATGGCGATGTACTGCACGCCGTCGTGCATGTAGCTGACCGGGAAGCCGCCGGCGCTCGAATTGAGGATCTGCTCCCAGAGGACGTCGCCGGTCTCCGCGTCGAAGGCCCGGAAGCGCCGCGCGTCATCGGTGACGAACACCAGCCCACCACCCGTGGTCAGGACGGAACCGCCGATGCCGGCCCGCTGGCGATGGACCCACCGCGTCTCGCCGGTTGCCATGTCCATCGCGGTGAGCATGCCGACCTGCCCGTCGACGTCCGGGGCCACCTCGCGCGTGGCGCGCGCCGACCCGTGGTGGTAGCCCGTGCGGTCACGGAACTCGTTGAGGGTCAGGGTCATGCAGACGTTGTTGGTCGGTGCGTACAAGGCGTTGGTGCCCGGGTGATAGGCGGTCGCATTCCAGTTGATGCCGCCGGTCAGGCTCGGGCAGACGAAAACCGGCTCGCCGACCTGGGGAAACTTGAGGTCCTCGTTGAGGATCACGCGACGGCTCTCTGCATCGACGTCGGCGACCACGTTCTGCGCGTTCGTCGGCTCGGCCCAGAGAAACGCCCCGGTGGCGGCGTCGAGCGCCCAGACGATGCCGGTCTTGCCCGGGATGCCGGTCACGATCTTGCGCCGCGAGCCTGGGTTGATCCCGCCGTTCAGCCATTCCACCTCGTCGGGGTCCGGCGACACCTCGGTCTCGACCACGAGCCGGGCGTAGGGATGGTCGAGATCCCATTCGTCGTTCGGCGTGTGCTGGAAGTACCACACGATTTCGCCCGTGTCGGCGTCGATCGCGAGGGTCGAGTTGGTGTAGAGGACGTCCCCGTCGCCGGTGCCGCGCTGCACCGAGCCCCACGGAATCGGCACGCCGACGCCGGCGTAGATCAGGTTCAGCTCCGGGTCGTAGCTCGGCGCATTCCACGAGGAGCCGCCGCGCCGCAGCTCGTCAGGGATGTCACCCCAACTGTCGTAGCCGAACTCGCCGGCGCGGGGAATCGTGTACGTGCGCCACACCTCCTCGCCGGTCTCGGCGTCGTGGGCCGAGATCCAGCAGCGCGTATTGATGAAATAGCAACCCGACATTCCGGCCACCACCCGGCCCTTGATGATCTGCGGGCCGCCGGAATAGTGCTGGCCGACCTCCCAGTCGCCCACCGTCTCGTCCCACACCACCTCACCGGTGCGCGCGTCGAGCGCCACCAGGTGGGCGTCGTGGGTGCCGATGAACAGCTTGTCGTCGTAGAGCGTCCCGTTGCGGTTCGCGCAGGCGAGCGTTGCGGCGTGCTCGACCCGCGGCCGGCGATACTCCCACAGGCGGGTGCCGTCGCGAACGTCGAGCGCCTCGACGTAGTCGCACGCCTGCACCAGGAACATGATGCCGTCGTGCACGAGGGGCGTGGTCTCCTGCAGGCCTTCGGCCATGGTCCACGCCCAGGCGAGTTTCAGGTCGCCGACGTTGGTCGCGTCGATCTGGTCGAGAGGGCTGTGCCCCCAGTGGTTGTAGGTCCGCCGCCACATCAGCCAGTCGCTCGCCGGCGGGTCGACGAGCATCTGTTCGGTGACCGGCGTGTAGTCGTCGACGGGCGACTGTGCCGAAACGAGCGCTCCCGCGAGCAGGAGGCAGGCCGCGACTACGCCGAAGACGGGTCGAGGGAACGGTCGCATCGGCCGCGTGTTGCTCCTCAAAGTGCCGATGTCCCCGTCCGTCGGTTAAGCAGCAGATGTTTCATGACACGACTCCCTTCACGCACAAAGACGGAAAGTGTAACCGTTCAGGTATATCGTGGGGCGGACGGAGACCGAAGAAGGAGAGCGTCATGGTCACACGGAGACGTTGTCGCGCCGCCTGGTCTGTCACCGGAACGCTGGTCACGCTCGGGCTGGTCGCGGCCGGCCTCGCCGGCCAGGCCCCCGAGCCGGGGCGTGGCTATCCTTCGGCCGACTGGCCCTTCACCGGCGGAAACTGGTCCAGCTCGCGCTACTCGACGCTCGACGACATCTCGACCGCCACGGTCGAGCGCCTGGGCGCAGCGTGGGTGACGCGACTGCCCGGCGGCGCGGCGTCGCGCGCGACCGCGGTGACGCAGGATGGCGTCCTCTACCTGACGGGCGGCGCCAATGTCTTCGCGCTCGACGCGCGGACGGGCGAGCCGGTCTGGCGCTGGGAGCCGGACCCAGAGGCGGGGCGCGTGCCGTCGTGGCAGGGCGTCGCACTGGGCGGTGACCTGGTCTTTTTCGGGACGCGGAGCGGAGAAGTCGTCGCGCTGCGGAAGGAGTCCGGTGACGAGGTCTGGGCGACGCAGGCCGGCAACGACCCGCCGACGCCGGGCGAGACCGTGACGACGGCGCCGATGTACGCGCGCGGCAAGATCTTCGTCGGCGTCGCGAACGGCGACATTGGCGGGCAAGGGCGCATCCTCGCGCTCGACGCGGAGACGGGCGAGGTGGAGTGGAACTTCTTCGTCGTCCCGCGTCCGGGCGAGTTCGGCCACGACACCTGGCCGCAGGACAACGACAGTTGGACGTTCGGCGGCGGAGGCGTCTGGCTGGTCGGCACCGTCGATCCGGACCTGGGGATGGTCTACTTCTCGACCGGCAATCCGGTGCCGATGTTCGGCGGCGAGATCCGCGAAGGCGACAACCTGTTCACCGCGTCGGTCCTCGCACTCGACATGGAGACGGGCGAACGGCGGTGGCACTACCAGGTGGTCCGGCATGACATCTGGGACGCCGACATCGCCACGCCGCTGCTGCTGTACGACATGACGGTCGACGGGGAGCCGGTCAAGGGGGTTGCGGCGATGCGGGCCGACGGCTACCTGTTCTTCCTCGACCGCGAAACCGGCGAGCCGCTGCTGCCGATCGAGGAGCGTCCGGTGCCGCAGGATCCGCACCAGCGGACCGTACCCACGCAGCCGTTTCCCGTCCGGACCGAGAGCATCCTCCCGGAGTGCTCCTATTGGCGCGATCGCGTGCCGCCGCCCTTCCAACTCAACTGCAGCAGCTACACGCCGCCGTCGGTCGACGAGCAGACCGTCGTCGCGCCGGGCGTGCCGATTCCGCTGGTGCGGGTCACGCCGCTGGCGTTCTCGCCGCAGACCGGCCACATCTACGCGCAGGGACGGGCGCACGTCGGCCGCGCGCGTCGCTTCGAAGATCCGTTCGTCTGGAACACGGCCAGATTCCACCTGACCCTGCCGGACGCGGTCGGGATCCTCGCCGCCGTCGACACCCGCACCGGCAGCGTCGTCTGGAAGAAGGAGATGCCGAGCGCGTTTCTCGGCACGAGCGGTCCCCTCGTCACGGCCGGCGGCCTCCTGTTCCGGGGCTCCCCCGGCGGGCAGGTGGAGGCGTACGACATGCGGAACGGCGCGCGCCGCTGGGCGTTCCGGACCAGCGAGGAAGGCTCGCGGTTACGGCCCGGCCCCGCATCGACCTACGAGCTGGATGGGACGCAGTACATTGTCGTCCCGATGGGACCCGAGATCTGGGCGTTCACGCTCGACGGCACGGTGCCGGCGCGCGGCGAGCCGTCGCCGGATCCGCCGGTGGACGATCAGCCGAGCGGCCCCGCCCCGCGCGAGACGGATACCATCGAGACCGCCACGCTGCTCGAGAATCCACGGGGATCGGTCGGCGGCCGCCGCTACGCATTCGACGAACACAACTTCAACCCGGTCCGGGCCCGCGTCACGGCCGGCGACCTGATCCAGTTCACCAACAACGGCGAGATGACGCACACGGTGTCGGCGCGCGACGGAAGCTGGACCACCGGCACGCTCACGCCGGGGATGTCGGCCTACCTCACCTTCGACACGCCGGGCACGTTCCTCTACCACTGTGAAATTCATCCTTGGGCCGTGGGGGAGATCACCGTTGTTCCGTAAGATCACCATGGACTCTTGGAGGGCGAAGAGCGTGCATGTGAGAAAACTGGCCGGGTCGATGCTCCTGGCGCCGCTGCTGCTGGCCATGGCCGGCCTCGCCGCCGCCCAGGACACGCGGCTGCTAGACGCGGCCCGGGCGGCGGACTCGACGCAGGTGATCGCTCTGCTCGAACAGGGCGTTTCGGCGATTGCCCGGCAGGCGGACGGCGCGACCGCCCTGCACTGGGCTGCCCACTGGGACGACGCGGCGATGGCGGATGCGCTCGTTCGGGCCGGCGCGGATGTCGACGCGGCGAACGACTTCGGCGCCACGCCGCTCTGGCTGAGTTGCGTCAACGGCAGTGAGACGATGGTCGAGGTCCTGCTGGCGGCCGGCGCCGATGCGAACGCGGCGCTGCCCTCGGGCGAGACGGTGCTGATGACCGCGTCCCGCAGCGGTTCGGCAGAGGCGGTTCGCCTTCTCGTGTCACACGGGGCGGACGTGAACGCTCGCGAGCACACGCGCGGACAGACGGCGCTGATGTGGGCCGTGGCCCAGCAGCATCCCGACGTCGTGGAAGCGCTGGTCGCGCTCGGAGCGGACATCCATGTCCGCTCGGCCCCGCAGACCCGGCGCATCCACACGCGCACGGCCGGGTTCAATCCCTCCGGAGTCATCGATACCGTACTGGGCAGCAACACGCCTATCCTGTTCGCGGCTCGAACAGGCAACCTCGACGTCGCCAGGCATCTCGTGGCCGCCGGCGCCGACGTGAACGATACGGCGGCCACGGGAACGAGCGTCCTCGTCGTGGCGGCGCACAGCGGTCATTCCGCCTTGGCTCTGTTCCTCCTAGAGCAGGGCGCGGACCCGAACGCGGCCGAGGCCGGCTACTCCGCCCTGCACGCCGCCACGCTGCGCGGCGACGAGACGCTGGTGGCGGCGTTGCTGGCTCGCGGCGCGGATCCGAACGCTCCCGTGGTCCGCGGCAGCCAGGGCCGGCGCAACAGCCCGGACTACGTGCTGGAGCACGACGTGGTCGGCGCGACCCCCTTCTGGCTGGCCGCGCACTTCGCCGAGCCCGCCATAATGCGGGCGCTGGCCGACCATGGTGCTGAGCCGCACGTGGTCGTGGGGGACGGCACGACGCCCCTGATGGCGGCCGTCGCCGCCCGCCGCCGCAGAGAACCGGGGCTGGCCGCCGACCCGGCCGAGGACGAGCGGCTCGTGATGGAAGCGGCCAGGACGGCGATGGACGCGGGGATCGATGTCAATGCAGTGGACTCAGCCGGCAACACGGCGCTGCACATCGCGGCGTCGAGACGCCTCGACACCGTCGTCCAACTGCTTGCGGACCGGGGCGCCGAGCTGGATGCCCTGAACGACCAGGGGGAGACACCGCTCGCGCGAGCCCGTGGGCGCGGAGACGACGACAACAGCACCGTCGAGCTGCTGCGCCGCCTCGGGGCAACCGGCGGCTAGACGCCGGTCAGGCGCTCGGTGCTGAGCCTGCCGTCGCTCTTCCCCAGTCGCTCGACCGGTACGCCCAGCTTGTCCATCAGGGTCACCAGCAGATTCGGCATCAGCGGGTCGCCTTCATAGCGGATGTGGCGCCCGCCTTCGAGCTCGCCGGCGCAGCCCCCGAGCAGCAGGACCGGCAGATTGAGCGGGCTGTGCGCGTTGCTGTCCGACATGCCGCACCCATAGAGGAGCAGCATATTGTCGAGCAGCGATCCGTCGCCGTCCGGCGTCGCGCGGAGCTTCTCCAGGTAGCTGGCGAACATCGAGGCGTGGTACGCGTTGATCTTGGACATCGACGCGATCTTCTCGGGCTTGTACTCGTGGTGG comes from Acidobacteriota bacterium and encodes:
- a CDS encoding PQQ-binding-like beta-propeller repeat protein; this translates as MRPFPRPVFGVVAACLLLAGALVSAQSPVDDYTPVTEQMLVDPPASDWLMWRRTYNHWGHSPLDQIDATNVGDLKLAWAWTMAEGLQETTPLVHDGIMFLVQACDYVEALDVRDGTRLWEYRRPRVEHAATLACANRNGTLYDDKLFIGTHDAHLVALDARTGEVVWDETVGDWEVGQHYSGGPQIIKGRVVAGMSGCYFINTRCWISAHDAETGEEVWRTYTIPRAGEFGYDSWGDIPDELRRGGSSWNAPSYDPELNLIYAGVGVPIPWGSVQRGTGDGDVLYTNSTLAIDADTGEIVWYFQHTPNDEWDLDHPYARLVVETEVSPDPDEVEWLNGGINPGSRRKIVTGIPGKTGIVWALDAATGAFLWAEPTNAQNVVADVDAESRRVILNEDLKFPQVGEPVFVCPSLTGGINWNATAYHPGTNALYAPTNNVCMTLTLNEFRDRTGYHHGSARATREVAPDVDGQVGMLTAMDMATGETRWVHRQRAGIGGSVLTTGGGLVFVTDDARRFRAFDAETGDVLWEQILNSSAGGFPVSYMHDGVQYIAIAAGGGVQYRMVTPEIQQPPRGNILWVFRLR
- a CDS encoding PQQ-binding-like beta-propeller repeat protein encodes the protein MFHDTTPFTHKDGKCNRSGISWGGRRPKKESVMVTRRRCRAAWSVTGTLVTLGLVAAGLAGQAPEPGRGYPSADWPFTGGNWSSSRYSTLDDISTATVERLGAAWVTRLPGGAASRATAVTQDGVLYLTGGANVFALDARTGEPVWRWEPDPEAGRVPSWQGVALGGDLVFFGTRSGEVVALRKESGDEVWATQAGNDPPTPGETVTTAPMYARGKIFVGVANGDIGGQGRILALDAETGEVEWNFFVVPRPGEFGHDTWPQDNDSWTFGGGGVWLVGTVDPDLGMVYFSTGNPVPMFGGEIREGDNLFTASVLALDMETGERRWHYQVVRHDIWDADIATPLLLYDMTVDGEPVKGVAAMRADGYLFFLDRETGEPLLPIEERPVPQDPHQRTVPTQPFPVRTESILPECSYWRDRVPPPFQLNCSSYTPPSVDEQTVVAPGVPIPLVRVTPLAFSPQTGHIYAQGRAHVGRARRFEDPFVWNTARFHLTLPDAVGILAAVDTRTGSVVWKKEMPSAFLGTSGPLVTAGGLLFRGSPGGQVEAYDMRNGARRWAFRTSEEGSRLRPGPASTYELDGTQYIVVPMGPEIWAFTLDGTVPARGEPSPDPPVDDQPSGPAPRETDTIETATLLENPRGSVGGRRYAFDEHNFNPVRARVTAGDLIQFTNNGEMTHTVSARDGSWTTGTLTPGMSAYLTFDTPGTFLYHCEIHPWAVGEITVVP
- a CDS encoding PQQ-binding-like beta-propeller repeat protein, which produces MRGLQWRLGVALTAAIAVTPAGPAGQAPEAGRGYPDGAWPLVGGNWSSSRHTSLDDINLDNVERLGGAWVTALPDGAASRATPVMQDGVLYLTAGANVFAIDARTGEVVWRWQPPEDEPLMVPSWQGVGLGEGLVFTGLRSAQVMALRQDTGEVAWITSVGSQPRREGEGVTSAPMYARGQVFVGLANGDSGGQGRVIALDAATGETQWTFFVVPRPGEFGHDTWPQDNENWRLGGGGVWLVGTVDPDLGLVYFSTGNPVPMFGGEIRAGDNLFTASVLALDMETGERRWHYQVVRHDIWDADIATPLLLYEAQVDGEPRKALAAMRADGYLFLFDRETGEPLVPIEERAVPQDAFLHTAPTQPFPVGAESILPDCSFWRDRVPPPFELNCSTYTPPSADDHTVVAPGAPIPRVRVTPMSFSPDTGYIYAQGHAHVGRARRFEDPWLSRPSGGHISLPDPIGIMAAVDPRTNRVVWKQEVPTPLLGTSGPLTTAGGLMFRGSPGGQVEAYDARTGERVWAFQTTPAGARVRPGPAAAYELDGEQFIAIAMGRELWAFGLGGAVAARGEVPADPWADLPPSGPALRRTEAIETATLLENPSWSVGGRRYAVDEHAFNPVRALVTVGASVRFVNNGEMSHTVAARDGSWSTGPLLPATWEVVTFDEPGTFVYHCTEHPWMIGEITVEP
- a CDS encoding PQQ-binding-like beta-propeller repeat protein, whose product is MPGYLRSQHITRVVAVAVVFAAALLAGATAQAQRLTGTENGEWRYLGGDAGHTRSSALDQINGSNFSDLEVAWIWRGDNFGPNLDYFNRATPIYVDGVVYTVASPRRQVVAIDPATGETLWTFREPETVRHLRSPRQAYGKGVAYAEVNGRGVIFVTSPAFFLWALDAETGRPLENWGRQIPLDGFPASGGLDLIPPLVEDWGRWQDRSPSYDPGYGIPRELGMVTSSSPPIVVNGVVVVLVGHQPSYGQTRIENVPGDVMGVDAATGEVLWKFHMIPRPGEFGHDTWHNDAWQWSGDMSTWAPAAADPELGLVYLVTNASTVQSYAGHRPGDNLFGGCVLALDVRTGERRWHFQIHRSDQWNYDLPTAPILMDLTVDGETIPALIQNTKQGLVFAFNRETGEPIWPIEDRAVIQTEVPGNYTSPMQPYPTRPEPVDRIVTDGLTEEFVIDYTPELKQEALAILEHYRVGGLYVPALPENHTNDDFYNNVGCLGGGNVIPHPPVADPSTGMMFNSHRRSCGAPSFMRATGGVDEDDPDYARPGPGGATPNSTPTTGTTVAAWLPGGFRRPTPEQEPFVSVTGLPTLDGLRLYKPMDNQLTAYEMNTGDKAWSLPVGETAQVIRENPRLAGIDIPNAGGAGFSIQLVTGDLLVQTRSLSEGTRQIVPDAPLMLHGRDKYTGEILGSVELPAPGQYGMMTYLHEGKQYIVVQVGSIQTGFPGSLVAYALP
- a CDS encoding PIN domain-containing protein, which encodes MPAYGRDDLRCPGGSAAADDRNGAGASRGLPVKYLLDVNVLVAWGWSDHVAHEQTAKWIAATAKHRDSRLFTSPIPELGFVRVSVQRTAGRVTVRAAAGALAGMLHSLGAHHAFLPDDQSADRFPEWCFQASRTTDAHLLELAEAHGARLATLDERIPGAFLVPGLPE